The following proteins come from a genomic window of bacterium:
- a CDS encoding HEPN domain-containing protein: protein MHDPKDIAEAYLLESEIDIQAARLTYVNGLYSRTIHFAQEAVEKITKGCLTLRNVVTRDHKTSTLFVAVFQKDIPEIEKLYEAITSLEKHGARTRFPLYQRKDLPLWVPSKVYGEAEGMDALTKGEYVYRVLKEYLVKSIGRKDESTQQQP from the coding sequence ATGCACGATCCGAAAGATATTGCGGAGGCTTACCTGCTGGAGAGTGAGATTGACATCCAGGCTGCGAGACTGACCTATGTAAATGGCCTTTATAGCCGGACCATTCATTTTGCTCAGGAAGCAGTAGAGAAAATAACCAAAGGGTGTTTAACGCTGCGCAATGTGGTCACCCGCGATCATAAAACCTCGACCCTGTTTGTGGCTGTCTTTCAAAAAGATATCCCTGAAATCGAAAAACTCTACGAGGCGATTACCTCTCTGGAAAAACATGGAGCCAGAACGCGATTTCCCCTGTATCAGCGCAAGGACCTGCCGCTGTGGGTCCCCTCGAAGGTCTATGGAGAGGCCGAGGGTATGGATGCCCTCACCAAAGGGGAGTATGTATACCGGGTATTGAAAGAATATCTGGTTAAAAGCATTGGACGAAAAGATGAATCCACCCAGCAGCAGCCCTGA
- a CDS encoding type II toxin-antitoxin system RelE/ParE family toxin has translation MARKVIWSHEATADLKALAEYIARDSSSYAAVFVQEILDASRALNKFSERGRTVPELSNHSIRELLIREYRLIYCVKESQIIVLGLIHGKRDLKSL, from the coding sequence ATGGCTAGAAAAGTAATCTGGTCTCATGAAGCCACTGCTGATCTTAAAGCACTTGCCGAGTATATTGCCAGGGATTCCAGCTCTTATGCAGCCGTATTTGTACAGGAAATCCTTGATGCAAGCCGCGCGCTCAATAAATTTTCCGAAAGAGGGCGCACTGTTCCTGAGCTTAGCAACCATAGCATCCGAGAACTTTTGATACGCGAATATCGCCTCATTTACTGTGTTAAAGAATCCCAGATTATAGTGCTGGGACTTATTCACGGGAAGAGAGACTTGAAAAGCTTATAG
- the purF gene encoding amidophosphoribosyltransferase, whose protein sequence is MEGRLKEYCGLVGIYGHSEAARLAYLGLYALQHRGQESAGIISWDGHELKTERSMGLVAEVFTEERLDRLPGEVAVGHVRYSTAGDSSLNEAQPLVVRYSGGVMAIAHNGNIVNALQIRERLVEEGSIFQSTSDSEVIVHLIARSRQKSFADRIIDALSRVSGAYSLIFLNGDELIAVRDPYGFRPLVLGSLGDSSWVVVSETCALDLIEARFVREIEPGEMLIINRQGMFSRKPFAAEPQKFCVFEYIYFARPDSDLRGKNVHLVRKEFGRQLARETKVDADLVIAIPDSGTSAALGFSEESGIAYDLGLIRNRYVGRTFIEPRQSIRHFGVKVKLNAVRDVLCGKRVIVIDDSLVRATTGRKIVKMIRAAGAREVHIRIASPPMRYPCYYGIDTPTRRELIASTHSVEEICRYITSDSLAYLSIEGMKKAIDSKEEDICLACFTGEYPIFFPGEEIIQTDRHRE, encoded by the coding sequence ATGGAAGGAAGATTGAAGGAATATTGCGGTCTGGTGGGTATATATGGGCATTCCGAGGCGGCACGGCTTGCCTATCTGGGACTCTATGCGCTGCAGCACCGGGGCCAGGAAAGTGCAGGCATTATTTCCTGGGATGGCCATGAATTAAAGACCGAGCGCAGCATGGGCCTTGTGGCCGAAGTGTTTACCGAGGAGCGGCTTGACCGGCTGCCGGGAGAGGTGGCGGTTGGACATGTGCGCTATTCCACTGCCGGTGACAGCAGCCTCAACGAGGCACAGCCTCTGGTGGTACGGTATAGCGGCGGGGTGATGGCCATAGCCCACAATGGCAATATTGTCAATGCGCTGCAGATCCGGGAGCGATTGGTGGAGGAAGGGTCCATTTTCCAGTCCACCTCGGACAGCGAGGTCATTGTCCACCTCATCGCCCGGTCACGGCAGAAAAGCTTTGCCGACCGCATTATCGATGCTTTGTCCAGAGTCAGTGGTGCTTATTCGCTGATATTTCTCAATGGCGATGAATTAATTGCCGTACGGGATCCCTATGGCTTTCGTCCTCTGGTTCTGGGATCACTTGGAGACTCGTCGTGGGTCGTGGTTTCGGAGACCTGCGCCCTCGATTTGATCGAAGCCCGATTTGTCCGGGAAATCGAGCCGGGGGAGATGCTGATCATTAACCGGCAGGGGATGTTCAGCCGAAAACCTTTTGCCGCCGAGCCTCAGAAATTCTGTGTGTTTGAATATATCTACTTTGCCCGGCCCGACAGTGACCTTCGCGGGAAAAATGTTCATCTGGTCCGCAAGGAATTCGGCAGGCAACTGGCCAGGGAGACAAAGGTTGATGCAGATCTGGTTATTGCCATACCTGATTCGGGAACCAGCGCTGCCCTTGGATTTTCGGAGGAGTCAGGGATAGCGTATGATCTGGGGCTGATTCGAAACCGCTACGTGGGCCGGACCTTCATCGAGCCCCGCCAGTCCATACGCCATTTCGGAGTCAAGGTCAAACTCAACGCGGTCAGGGATGTCCTGTGTGGAAAGCGGGTGATCGTCATTGACGATTCCCTGGTTCGGGCCACCACCGGACGGAAGATCGTGAAAATGATCCGGGCTGCCGGCGCCAGAGAAGTTCATATACGAATAGCTTCCCCGCCGATGAGATACCCCTGCTATTATGGGATCGATACCCCGACCCGCAGGGAACTGATCGCCTCAACCCATTCGGTCGAGGAGATTTGCCGCTACATTACCTCTGACAGCCTTGCGTATTTAAGCATCGAGGGTATGAAGAAGGCTATTGATTCGAAAGAGGAAGATATCTGCCTTGCCTGCTTCACCGGAGAGTATCCCATCTTTTTCCCGGGGGAAGAAATCATTCAGACTGACCGACATCGCGAATGA
- the purC gene encoding phosphoribosylaminoimidazolesuccinocarboxamide synthase: MEKREKIYEGKAKILYTTEDPNLIIQYFKDDATAFNAQKKGIIVEKGIYNNRISSHIFELLARQGIASHFVQWLSDREMLVKRVKIIQVEVVVRNRIAGSLAKRFGLEEGGTLSRPILEFYYKDDALGDPMINEDHIAVFDLAGQAEMEEIKKTSLSVNAFLQGWFREIGISLVDFKLEFGRFGDQVLLADEITPDGCRLWDIETEEKLDKDRFRRDLGKVEEAYREVYRRIIGQPAR; the protein is encoded by the coding sequence ATGGAAAAACGAGAAAAGATTTACGAGGGAAAGGCCAAGATCCTCTATACAACCGAGGATCCGAACTTGATTATTCAGTATTTCAAAGATGATGCCACTGCTTTTAACGCTCAGAAGAAAGGCATCATCGTTGAGAAGGGAATCTATAACAACCGGATTTCCAGCCACATTTTCGAGCTTCTGGCCAGGCAGGGGATCGCCAGCCATTTTGTCCAGTGGCTGAGCGACCGCGAAATGCTGGTCAAGCGGGTAAAAATCATCCAGGTGGAGGTCGTGGTGCGAAACCGGATTGCCGGGAGCCTGGCTAAACGGTTTGGTCTGGAAGAGGGAGGGACGCTGTCCCGGCCGATTCTGGAATTTTACTATAAGGATGACGCCCTGGGCGATCCCATGATCAACGAAGACCATATTGCAGTCTTTGATCTGGCAGGTCAGGCGGAGATGGAAGAAATCAAAAAGACCTCTCTTTCGGTAAACGCTTTTTTGCAGGGCTGGTTCCGGGAAATCGGGATCTCGCTGGTGGATTTCAAACTCGAATTCGGCAGATTCGGCGATCAGGTTCTTCTGGCGGATGAGATTACGCCGGACGGGTGTCGGCTCTGGGACATCGAGACTGAGGAGAAGCTCGACAAGGACCGCTTCCGGAGGGATCTTGGCAAGGTCGAGGAGGCCTACCGGGAGGTCTACCGGCGCATCATCGGGCAGCCAGCCAGATGA
- a CDS encoding radical SAM protein, with product MLRVNEIFTSIQGESTYAGCVCGIIRLSGCNLRCRYCDTRYAYDDYFLSSVEEICRQVRQYKTHLLLLTGGEPLLQEESYELMEQLSRSGHTILLETNGSLDIGRVPSGVIRILDIKCPGSGESHRIYWENIEKLSPPDEVKFVIADQEDLKWATRIVTHYQLERVCRVLFSPVFGWIEPSTLAEWIIEHNLPVRLQLQLHKLIWGQEVRGR from the coding sequence ATGCTGCGCGTAAATGAAATTTTTACCAGTATCCAGGGTGAGTCAACCTATGCAGGATGTGTCTGTGGAATAATCCGTCTGAGTGGATGCAATCTTCGCTGTCGGTATTGCGATACCCGATATGCCTATGATGATTATTTTCTCTCCTCGGTCGAGGAAATCTGCCGTCAGGTGAGACAATACAAGACCCATCTTCTGCTTCTGACCGGCGGAGAGCCCCTGCTGCAGGAGGAAAGCTACGAGCTTATGGAGCAGTTGTCCCGGTCCGGGCACACCATTTTACTGGAGACCAACGGGAGCCTGGATATTGGCAGGGTACCGTCCGGAGTTATCAGGATTCTGGATATCAAATGCCCCGGCAGCGGCGAGAGTCATCGGATCTATTGGGAAAATATCGAAAAGCTTTCTCCCCCGGATGAAGTAAAGTTTGTAATAGCCGATCAGGAGGACCTTAAGTGGGCTACGCGGATTGTAACCCATTATCAACTGGAGAGGGTCTGCCGGGTGCTTTTCTCTCCTGTTTTCGGCTGGATCGAGCCTTCGACCCTGGCTGAGTGGATTATCGAGCACAACCTGCCGGTCCGGCTGCAACTCCAATTGCATAAGTTAATCTGGGGACAGGAGGTCAGGGGCCGATGA
- the queC gene encoding 7-cyano-7-deazaguanine synthase QueC codes for MTNWNEKPIMDRKRAVVLSSGGADSTTALAVASRKEGYEIYSLSFDYGQKNRYELECARKVAEFFQVREHLIVPLNLRLIGGSALTSDIAVPRDRTDAELSSGIPVTYVPARNLIFLSVAVAWAETKGIADIFIGVNAIDYSGYPDCRPAFIDSFQQTANLGTRMGVEGRGRITIHTPLINLDKKEILRTGLALGVDYGLTSSCYEPDPLSGRPCGRCDSCRIRRRGFEGLGKDDPVYK; via the coding sequence ATGACGAACTGGAACGAGAAACCGATAATGGACCGCAAAAGAGCGGTTGTCCTCTCCAGCGGCGGAGCGGATTCAACCACGGCTCTGGCTGTTGCCTCACGGAAAGAAGGGTATGAGATTTATTCACTGAGCTTTGATTATGGTCAGAAAAACCGCTATGAGCTGGAATGTGCAAGGAAGGTGGCTGAGTTTTTTCAGGTCCGGGAGCATTTGATCGTTCCTCTGAACCTTCGGCTGATCGGCGGATCCGCCTTGACCAGTGATATTGCCGTGCCGCGCGACCGGACCGATGCCGAGCTTTCATCCGGTATTCCAGTGACCTATGTACCTGCCCGTAATCTCATTTTTCTGTCAGTAGCCGTAGCCTGGGCTGAAACAAAGGGTATCGCCGATATTTTTATCGGCGTCAATGCCATTGACTATTCCGGGTATCCGGATTGCAGACCTGCTTTCATCGATTCCTTTCAGCAAACGGCCAACCTTGGTACCCGCATGGGAGTGGAGGGAAGGGGCCGGATCACTATCCACACCCCGCTGATCAACCTGGACAAGAAGGAAATCCTGCGCACAGGGCTGGCTCTGGGTGTAGATTATGGCCTGACCTCCAGTTGCTATGAGCCGGATCCCCTGTCGGGCAGACCCTGCGGACGGTGTGACAGTTGCCGGATTCGCAGGCGGGGTTTTGAGGGCCTTGGCAAGGATGATCCCGTATATAAATGA
- a CDS encoding response regulator, with protein sequence MNPPSSSPDISRPYILVVDDDEEFRTALKTLLEEDGYAVLAACDGEDAFCLAKKHDVRLIISDLRMPILNGIALLELIRDQNPQIKVIIVTAYEEVASYIQVMSLGAFEYMKKPLDLDKLKELVAGVMSDEE encoded by the coding sequence ATGAATCCACCCAGCAGCAGCCCTGATATCAGCCGGCCGTATATTTTAGTTGTTGATGATGATGAGGAGTTTCGTACCGCCCTGAAAACTCTTCTGGAAGAAGATGGATATGCTGTTTTGGCTGCCTGTGACGGTGAGGATGCGTTTTGCCTGGCAAAAAAACATGATGTCCGGCTGATTATCTCGGACCTGCGAATGCCGATCTTAAATGGAATTGCCTTACTCGAGTTGATCCGGGACCAGAATCCTCAGATCAAGGTGATTATTGTGACTGCTTATGAGGAAGTAGCGTCCTATATTCAAGTAATGAGCCTGGGCGCCTTTGAATATATGAAAAAACCCCTGGATCTGGATAAACTGAAAGAGCTTGTCGCCGGGGTTATGAGTGATGAGGAATAA
- the purB gene encoding adenylosuccinate lyase: MIERYTLPRMGKIWEPQNRFQTWLNIEIWAVEAWAQLGEIPEEAVEKIKKGARFDIDRIQEIEQEVRHDVIAFVTAVSENLGEESHFLHMGLTSSDVLDTSLALLLVEASDILIEDLTGLLAALERKAWQYKDTIMIGRSHGVHAEPVTFGLKMALWHAEMKRNLQRLRHARKTIGVGKISGAVGTFANVPPEIEAIVCRKAGLRPAAISTQVIQRDRHAEFFTTLAIIGASIEKMATEIRHLQRTEVLEAEEAFGRGQKGSSAMPHKRNPVVSEQMCGLARILRSNALSALENVALWHERDISHSSVERIIAPDSTILLDYMLAKMTQLIENLLVYPDRMRKNLELTGGLIFSQRVLLELVAKGVLREEAYRIVQHNAMRTWRGEGGFQELLSADPQITRYLTQEELTACFDVSYHLKYVDTLFQRVFRDQEVD; encoded by the coding sequence ATGATCGAGCGATATACCCTGCCCAGAATGGGGAAAATCTGGGAGCCGCAGAACCGGTTTCAAACCTGGCTGAACATTGAAATCTGGGCTGTCGAAGCCTGGGCGCAGCTTGGGGAAATCCCGGAGGAAGCGGTGGAAAAAATCAAAAAAGGCGCCCGTTTTGATATTGACCGGATTCAGGAGATCGAGCAGGAAGTCAGGCATGATGTTATTGCCTTTGTGACCGCGGTATCAGAAAACCTGGGGGAGGAGTCGCATTTTCTCCACATGGGGCTGACCTCATCCGATGTTCTGGACACTTCCCTGGCCCTGCTGCTGGTCGAGGCCTCGGATATCCTGATCGAGGATCTGACGGGACTCCTGGCCGCTCTCGAGCGCAAGGCATGGCAATACAAAGACACAATCATGATTGGCCGCTCTCATGGGGTTCATGCCGAACCCGTAACCTTCGGTTTAAAGATGGCCCTGTGGCATGCGGAGATGAAACGGAACCTGCAGCGGCTTCGCCATGCCCGGAAGACCATCGGCGTGGGCAAGATTTCCGGGGCCGTGGGCACCTTCGCCAATGTGCCCCCTGAGATTGAAGCCATTGTCTGCCGCAAGGCTGGCTTGCGGCCGGCTGCCATATCCACTCAGGTAATTCAAAGGGACCGGCATGCGGAATTTTTCACCACCCTGGCCATTATCGGGGCCAGCATCGAGAAGATGGCCACCGAGATCCGGCATCTTCAGCGCACGGAGGTGCTGGAAGCGGAAGAGGCATTCGGCAGGGGGCAAAAGGGCTCATCAGCCATGCCCCACAAGAGAAATCCGGTCGTCTCCGAGCAGATGTGCGGCCTGGCCAGAATCCTGCGCTCCAATGCCCTGTCTGCCCTGGAGAATGTAGCCCTGTGGCATGAGCGGGACATCAGCCACTCCTCCGTCGAGCGGATCATAGCCCCTGACAGTACGATCCTGCTTGACTATATGCTTGCCAAAATGACCCAATTGATCGAAAACCTGCTGGTTTATCCGGACAGGATGCGCAAGAACCTCGAATTGACGGGAGGGTTGATTTTTTCCCAGCGGGTTTTACTCGAACTTGTGGCCAAAGGAGTGCTGCGGGAAGAAGCCTATAGAATAGTGCAGCACAATGCCATGAGAACCTGGCGGGGCGAGGGCGGCTTTCAGGAGCTTCTCAGCGCAGACCCGCAGATAACCCGCTATCTTACGCAGGAAGAACTGACTGCTTGCTTTGATGTGTCATATCATTTAAAATATGTCGATACCCTGTTTCAGCGGGTTTTCCGGGATCAGGAAGTGGACTGA